One Fundulus heteroclitus isolate FHET01 chromosome 1, MU-UCD_Fhet_4.1, whole genome shotgun sequence genomic window carries:
- the LOC105936423 gene encoding charged multivesicular body protein 4b isoform X1: MSLFGKIFGGGGKGGKGPSPQEAIQKLRETEEMLTKKQEFLEKKIEQELQIAKKNGTKNKRAALQALKRKKRYEKQLAQIDGTLSTIEFQREALENANTNTEVLKNMGFAAKAMKSAHENMDIDKVDDLMQDITEQQELAQEISDAISKPVGFGEEFDEDELLAELDELEQEELDKNLLEIGGPENVPLPNVPSTSLPSRPAKKDEDEDDMEDLQRWAEAM; encoded by the exons ATGTCGTTGTTCGGCAAGATatttggaggaggaggaaaagggGGAAAGGGACCGAGTCCACAGGAGGCGATCCAGAAACTCCGTGAGACGGAGGAGATGCTAACCAAGAAGCAGGAATTTTTGGAGAAAAAGATcgagcaggagctgcagatcgcCAAGAAGAACGGCACGAAAAACAAGAGAG CGGCGCTGCAGGCcttgaaaagaaagaagaggtacGAGAAGCAGCTGGCCCAGATCGACGGCACGCTGTCGACCATCGAGTTCCAGAGGGAGGCGCTGGAGAACGCCAACACCAACACGGAAGTGCTCAAGAACATGGGCTTTGCCGCCAAGGCCATGAAGTCCGCCCACGAGAACAT GGACATCGACAAGGTGGACGACCTGATGCAGGACATCACGGAGCAGCAGGAGCTGGCTCAGGAGATCTCTGACGCCATTTCTAAACCCGTGGGATTCGGGGAGGAGTTTGACGAG GACGAGCTGCTGGCGGAGCTGGatgagctggagcaggaggagctggacaaAAACCTGCTGGAGATCGGTGGACCGGAGAACGTCCCCCTCCCCAATGTGCCTTCGACCTCGTTACCTTCCAGACCTG CCAAGAAAGACGAAGACGAGGACGACATGGAGGACCTGCAGCGCTGGGCGGAGGCCATGTAG
- the LOC105936423 gene encoding charged multivesicular body protein 4b isoform X2, with translation MTFFVCVSPRSPFATSPAALQALKRKKRYEKQLAQIDGTLSTIEFQREALENANTNTEVLKNMGFAAKAMKSAHENMDIDKVDDLMQDITEQQELAQEISDAISKPVGFGEEFDEDELLAELDELEQEELDKNLLEIGGPENVPLPNVPSTSLPSRPAKKDEDEDDMEDLQRWAEAM, from the exons atgaccttttt TGTTTGTGTGTCTCCCCGTTCCCCGTTCGCCACCTCTCCAGCGGCGCTGCAGGCcttgaaaagaaagaagaggtacGAGAAGCAGCTGGCCCAGATCGACGGCACGCTGTCGACCATCGAGTTCCAGAGGGAGGCGCTGGAGAACGCCAACACCAACACGGAAGTGCTCAAGAACATGGGCTTTGCCGCCAAGGCCATGAAGTCCGCCCACGAGAACAT GGACATCGACAAGGTGGACGACCTGATGCAGGACATCACGGAGCAGCAGGAGCTGGCTCAGGAGATCTCTGACGCCATTTCTAAACCCGTGGGATTCGGGGAGGAGTTTGACGAG GACGAGCTGCTGGCGGAGCTGGatgagctggagcaggaggagctggacaaAAACCTGCTGGAGATCGGTGGACCGGAGAACGTCCCCCTCCCCAATGTGCCTTCGACCTCGTTACCTTCCAGACCTG CCAAGAAAGACGAAGACGAGGACGACATGGAGGACCTGCAGCGCTGGGCGGAGGCCATGTAG